The following coding sequences are from one Diospyros lotus cultivar Yz01 chromosome 7, ASM1463336v1, whole genome shotgun sequence window:
- the LOC127805865 gene encoding photosystem I reaction center subunit IV, chloroplastic-like encodes MAACNLASAAAGFVLSSGASASRNGSVAFALRSSSPGAGSCLSSRSGSRLVVRASEEAAAPPAATTKPPPAEGEAKAPKPPPIGPKRGTKVRILRRESYWYKGIGSVVAVDQDPKSRYPVVVRFNKVNYANVSTNNYALDEIEEVK; translated from the exons ATGGCTGCATGTAACTTGGCATCCGCTGCGGCGGGGTTTGTGCTCTCGTCAGGCGCAAGCGCTTCTCGGAATGGTTCTGTGGCGTTCGCACTTAGGAGCAGCAGCCCCGGTGCAGGCAGCTGCCTTTCGTCGAGAAGCGGCAGCAGGCTGGTTGTGCGCGCGTCGGAGGAAGCAGCAGCGCCGCCTGCCGCCACCACTAAGCCCCCGCCGGCTGAAGGGGAAGCCAAGGCTCCTAAGCCGCCTCCCATCGGACCAAAGAGAGGCACCAAG GTGAGAATTCTAAGAAGGGAATCCTACTGGTACAAAGGCATAGGATCCGTTGTAGCAGTGGATCAG GACCCGAAGTCCCGATACCCAGTTGTGGTCCGATTCAACAAAGTGAACTATGCGAATGTTTCGACTAATAACTATGCACTGGATGAGATTGAAGAAGTGAAGTGA